The Vibrio sp. SNU_ST1 genome has a segment encoding these proteins:
- the manA gene encoding mannose-6-phosphate isomerase, class I: MFEAEKEKKFFEMDNVIQNFAWGSKSSFSQLFDIDNIGNEPQAEMWMGAHPNGCSKVQSSDSKVLLSQLIDVHKDEFLSKQISEKFGELPYLFKILAAESALSVQVHPSKEEAELGFHKEEQAQVPLSAHHRNYRDSNHKPELVYALTSYQAMNGFRAIPEIISLFSGVGVPQLSELLEHFNSNPSSEGLREFFVGILSLEGDNKVEAVDSLVSQIEDNVTQELSSLILTLSEQYPGDVGLFTPLMLNVITLEPGEAMYLDARTPHAYLKGTALEVMANSDNVLRAGLTPKHIDVQELASCTLFEEKPFDALKLAPISENGVLTYSVPVPDFRFSVYENPNNELVCPESAEILLPLDAELTLTHGSGEVVTLKKGKSVFIPAYVDEYRISSKGNVAKAHC, encoded by the coding sequence ATGTTTGAAGCTGAAAAAGAAAAAAAATTTTTTGAGATGGATAATGTCATTCAAAATTTTGCTTGGGGTAGTAAGTCTTCGTTTAGTCAGTTATTTGATATAGATAACATTGGCAATGAACCACAAGCTGAAATGTGGATGGGGGCTCATCCAAATGGGTGCTCAAAGGTTCAAAGTAGCGACTCAAAAGTATTATTGTCTCAATTGATTGATGTTCACAAAGATGAATTTCTATCAAAGCAGATAAGTGAGAAATTTGGAGAGTTACCGTATCTATTTAAAATTCTAGCCGCTGAAAGTGCACTGTCTGTTCAAGTGCATCCGAGTAAAGAGGAAGCTGAGCTTGGTTTCCACAAAGAAGAGCAAGCTCAGGTTCCTCTTTCAGCTCATCACAGGAATTATAGGGATTCGAATCACAAACCTGAACTGGTTTATGCTTTAACTTCTTATCAAGCTATGAATGGTTTCCGAGCAATCCCTGAGATTATTTCATTATTTTCAGGTGTTGGGGTTCCACAGTTAAGTGAGTTGCTTGAACATTTTAATTCAAACCCTTCTTCAGAAGGACTTCGTGAGTTTTTTGTAGGTATCCTCTCACTGGAAGGGGATAACAAAGTCGAAGCTGTCGACTCATTGGTTTCCCAAATTGAGGACAATGTAACCCAAGAGTTGTCTTCACTAATCTTAACATTGTCAGAGCAGTATCCTGGTGATGTCGGCTTGTTCACCCCATTAATGCTCAATGTCATTACTTTGGAACCTGGAGAGGCGATGTATTTAGATGCCAGAACGCCCCATGCCTATTTAAAAGGGACGGCATTAGAAGTTATGGCTAATTCTGATAATGTTCTTAGAGCAGGTTTAACCCCTAAACATATTGATGTTCAAGAACTCGCTAGTTGTACTCTTTTTGAGGAAAAGCCGTTTGATGCGCTAAAGTTAGCGCCGATAAGTGAGAATGGTGTTCTCACTTATTCCGTTCCGGTTCCTGATTTCAGATTCTCTGTTTATGAAAACCCGAATAATGAGCTTGTTTGTCCAGAAAGTGCCGAGATTTTATTGCCGTTGGATGCTGAACTGACGTTAACTCATGGCTCTGGTGAGGTTGTGACGTTGAAAAAAGGAAAGTCAGTTTTTATACCGGCATATGTTGATGAATATCGTATATCTTCGAAAGGAAATGTAGCTAAAGCTCATTGTTAA
- a CDS encoding rhodanese-like domain-containing protein: protein MQELVPFVQENMILAIVWIGLVVAIIANVIKTSNAAYKEITAAQTTHMINRENGVVVDIRTKDEFKKGHITDAVHILPSDIKANSFGSLESHKADPIIVVCKTGQTAQESANLLVKAGFENVSVLKSGLVAWSEANLPLVKGKK, encoded by the coding sequence ATGCAAGAGTTAGTTCCATTTGTTCAAGAGAATATGATTTTAGCCATCGTATGGATCGGCTTGGTTGTTGCCATCATTGCGAACGTTATCAAGACATCAAACGCAGCTTACAAAGAGATCACGGCAGCACAAACCACACACATGATTAACCGTGAAAATGGTGTTGTGGTTGATATTCGTACTAAGGATGAGTTCAAAAAGGGCCATATTACTGACGCAGTTCACATTTTGCCGTCAGATATCAAAGCAAATAGCTTTGGTAGCCTTGAAAGCCACAAAGCCGACCCAATCATCGTAGTATGTAAGACAGGTCAAACAGCTCAAGAAAGCGCTAACCTACTGGTCAAAGCTGGTTTCGAAAACGTAAGCGTGCTGAAAAGCGGCTTAGTGGCTTGGAGCGAAGCTAACCTACCTTTGGTGAAAGGTAAAAAGTAG
- the gpsA gene encoding NAD(P)H-dependent glycerol-3-phosphate dehydrogenase has protein sequence MTETTRPTNTTNAYGKEIAMTVIGAGSYGTSLAISLARNGANVVLWGHDPVHMARLESERANNEFLPNIDFPESLIIESDLEKAVTASRDLLVVVPSHVFGIVLNSLKPHLTDCSRICWATKGLEPETGRLLKDVAHDVLGDDYSLAVLSGPTFAKELAMGMPTAISVASPDAEFLEQLQEKIHCGKTFRVYANSDFIGMQLGGAVKNVIAIGAGMSDGIGFGANARTALITRGLAEMSRLGAALGAQPETFMGMAGLGDLVLTCTDNQSRNRRFGLALGAGKDVDTAQEEIGQVVEGYRNTKEVWLLSERMGVEMPIVEQIYQVLYQGKDAHLAAQDLLARDKKSER, from the coding sequence ATGACAGAAACAACTCGCCCGACTAACACGACAAACGCTTACGGCAAAGAGATCGCAATGACAGTAATTGGCGCAGGTTCTTACGGAACATCTTTAGCTATATCTCTAGCGCGAAACGGTGCAAACGTTGTTCTGTGGGGCCATGACCCTGTTCACATGGCTCGTCTCGAATCTGAGCGTGCGAACAATGAATTTCTGCCAAATATCGACTTCCCAGAAAGCCTAATCATCGAGTCGGATCTTGAGAAGGCAGTAACAGCAAGTCGTGATCTTCTTGTTGTCGTTCCTAGCCACGTATTTGGTATCGTTTTAAATAGCCTTAAGCCTCACTTAACAGATTGTTCTCGTATCTGCTGGGCTACTAAAGGTTTAGAACCGGAAACTGGTCGCCTGCTAAAAGATGTCGCGCACGATGTGCTTGGTGATGATTACTCGTTGGCTGTTCTATCAGGGCCTACCTTCGCCAAAGAGTTAGCTATGGGTATGCCAACGGCAATCTCTGTGGCTTCCCCTGATGCAGAATTCCTTGAGCAACTTCAAGAAAAAATTCACTGTGGCAAAACGTTCCGTGTGTACGCAAATTCAGATTTTATTGGCATGCAGCTTGGTGGTGCAGTGAAAAATGTCATCGCCATTGGTGCTGGCATGTCGGATGGTATTGGTTTTGGTGCCAATGCACGTACTGCACTTATCACTCGCGGTCTAGCTGAGATGAGTCGACTAGGCGCAGCTCTTGGTGCGCAACCAGAAACCTTTATGGGCATGGCTGGATTGGGTGACCTAGTGCTAACCTGTACTGATAACCAATCACGTAACCGTCGCTTTGGTTTGGCACTTGGCGCAGGTAAAGATGTAGATACAGCACAAGAAGAAATTGGCCAAGTAGTGGAAGGTTATCGCAACACCAAAGAAGTTTGGTTACTATCAGAACGTATGGGCGTTGAAATGCCCATTGTTGAACAGATTTATCAAGTGTTGTATCAAGGGAAAGATGCACACCTAGCAGCACAAGATCTGCTTGCACGAGATAAAAAGTCAGAAAGATAA
- the rfbC gene encoding dTDP-4-dehydrorhamnose 3,5-epimerase produces the protein MKVIATRIPDVKIIEPKVFGDERGFFMETWSQKQFEELVTGKPTRFVQDNHSKSKLGTLRGLHYQTKNTQGKLVRVVSGEVFDVAVDIRKNSATFGQWVGELLSAENKRQMWVPEGFAHGFYVTSDMAEFVYKCTDFYNPDAEMSIAWNDPGLDIKWPLNQDVPVELAEKDRCALSFEKALNWML, from the coding sequence ATGAAAGTAATAGCTACCCGCATACCTGATGTGAAAATTATAGAACCCAAAGTGTTTGGTGACGAGCGCGGTTTTTTCATGGAGACGTGGAGCCAAAAACAATTTGAAGAGCTAGTCACAGGTAAGCCAACACGGTTTGTACAAGATAACCACTCTAAGTCTAAACTGGGAACTCTGCGCGGCTTGCATTATCAAACTAAAAATACCCAAGGTAAGTTGGTTCGAGTTGTATCGGGTGAGGTATTTGATGTTGCTGTTGATATTCGAAAAAACTCTGCGACCTTTGGTCAATGGGTTGGAGAGCTTCTTTCCGCAGAAAATAAGCGTCAAATGTGGGTGCCCGAAGGTTTTGCTCATGGTTTTTATGTGACGAGCGATATGGCTGAGTTTGTTTATAAGTGTACGGATTTTTATAACCCAGATGCGGAAATGTCAATCGCGTGGAATGATCCGGGATTGGATATAAAATGGCCTTTAAATCAAGATGTCCCTGTTGAATTAGCAGAGAAAGATCGTTGTGCATTATCTTTTGAAAAGGCTTTAAATTGGATGCTGTAG
- a CDS encoding mannose-1-phosphate guanylyltransferase/mannose-6-phosphate isomerase: MFIPVIMAGGSGSRLWPLSRSAFPKQFLALDNHNSLTMLQSTLDRISGMSASEAIIISNEDHRFVVAEQLRTFGQEARIILEPAGRNTAPAIALAAMQAIAHGDDPVMLVLAADHIVQDTEAFQDSIRKAQAVADAGKLATFGIVPTAPETGYGYIKRGSKEGDAAYVVDKFVEKPQLEVAEQYVASGEYYWNSGCFMFKASVFLEELKKYSPEIYECCSKATNGTTEDMDFIRVDKSEFLKCPDDSVDYAVMERTDKTVVVPMDAGWSDVGSWSALWEVSEKDSSGNVIHGDAITEDTEGCYIYAPNKLVASVGVKDIVVVETKDAVLVAHKDNVQQVKKIVEHLKAENRAEFREHREVYRPWGKSDAIDGGDRYKVNRITVQPGKKQSLQMHYHRAEHWVVVSGTAKVSSNGKEQIISENQSLYIPVGVSHMVENPGKIPLELIEIQSGSYLNEDDVVRLEESK, translated from the coding sequence ATGTTTATACCTGTCATTATGGCTGGGGGTTCTGGCTCTCGTTTATGGCCTCTGTCGCGTTCAGCGTTTCCAAAGCAATTTTTAGCGCTAGATAATCACAATTCATTAACGATGTTGCAGTCCACCTTAGATCGAATTAGTGGTATGTCGGCTTCTGAAGCAATCATTATTTCTAATGAGGACCATCGCTTTGTGGTTGCGGAGCAACTTCGTACTTTTGGGCAGGAAGCTCGTATTATCTTGGAACCGGCAGGGCGAAACACTGCACCGGCTATTGCATTGGCTGCAATGCAAGCCATAGCGCATGGTGATGATCCTGTAATGCTGGTTTTAGCCGCTGACCACATAGTACAAGATACGGAAGCATTTCAAGACTCAATTCGTAAAGCTCAGGCTGTCGCAGATGCTGGTAAGTTAGCAACCTTCGGTATAGTACCAACTGCACCTGAAACGGGGTATGGCTATATTAAGCGAGGTTCTAAAGAAGGTGATGCAGCTTATGTTGTAGACAAATTTGTTGAAAAACCTCAGTTAGAAGTCGCTGAACAATATGTTGCAAGTGGAGAGTACTACTGGAATAGCGGATGCTTTATGTTCAAAGCGAGTGTCTTTCTGGAAGAGCTTAAAAAATACTCGCCAGAAATTTATGAGTGCTGTTCAAAAGCAACGAATGGCACGACAGAAGATATGGACTTTATTCGCGTCGATAAAAGCGAGTTCTTAAAGTGTCCAGATGATTCTGTTGATTATGCTGTAATGGAGCGCACCGACAAGACTGTAGTTGTACCTATGGATGCTGGTTGGAGTGACGTTGGTTCATGGTCCGCGTTATGGGAAGTTTCAGAGAAAGATAGCTCTGGAAACGTGATTCATGGAGATGCGATAACAGAGGATACTGAAGGGTGTTACATTTACGCTCCGAATAAACTGGTAGCTTCTGTTGGAGTAAAAGACATCGTTGTCGTGGAGACCAAAGATGCAGTTTTGGTCGCTCACAAAGACAATGTTCAACAAGTTAAGAAAATTGTTGAGCATCTGAAGGCCGAAAACCGAGCTGAATTCAGAGAGCATAGAGAAGTTTACCGTCCTTGGGGTAAGTCTGATGCAATTGATGGTGGTGACCGCTACAAGGTGAATCGTATTACCGTACAACCAGGTAAAAAACAATCACTCCAGATGCATTATCATCGGGCAGAACACTGGGTCGTTGTTTCTGGTACCGCCAAAGTAAGTAGCAATGGCAAAGAACAAATTATCTCTGAAAATCAGTCACTCTACATTCCAGTTGGCGTAAGTCATATGGTTGAAAACCCGGGTAAAATACCGCTCGAGCTTATTGAGATACAATCAGGTTCATACCTAAACGAAGACGACGTAGTACGTTTAGAGGAAAGTAAATAA
- the secB gene encoding protein-export chaperone SecB, translating into MAEAAQQDAQQNFAIQRIFLKDVSFEAPNSPDMFQKEWNPDVKLDLDTQSRELGEGVYEVILRLTVTVKNAEDTAFLCEVQQGGIFSASEMEAGQLAHCLGAFCPNILFPYARETISSLVVKGTFPQLNLAPVNFDALFMNYLQNQAQQAEGEQA; encoded by the coding sequence ATGGCTGAAGCAGCACAACAAGACGCACAACAGAACTTCGCAATCCAACGTATCTTCCTAAAAGACGTATCTTTCGAAGCGCCAAACTCTCCAGACATGTTTCAAAAAGAGTGGAACCCAGATGTAAAACTGGACCTAGACACTCAAAGCCGTGAACTTGGCGAAGGCGTGTACGAAGTAATCCTACGTCTAACGGTTACGGTTAAAAACGCAGAAGACACTGCATTCCTTTGTGAAGTTCAACAAGGCGGCATCTTCTCTGCAAGCGAAATGGAAGCTGGCCAACTAGCTCACTGCCTAGGTGCATTCTGCCCGAACATCCTGTTCCCATACGCTCGTGAAACAATTTCTAGCCTAGTGGTTAAAGGTACGTTCCCACAACTGAACCTAGCACCAGTTAACTTTGATGCTTTGTTCATGAACTACCTACAAAACCAAGCTCAACAAGCTGAAGGCGAACAAGCTTAA
- the cpsG gene encoding phosphomannomutase CpsG has product MTKLTCFKAYDIRGQLGSELDNDIAYRIGRAYGQFLKSENADEKTIVVGGDVRLTSEELKLSLANGLMEAGVHVLDIGLSGTEEIYFATFHLGVDGGVEVTASHNPMDYNGMKLVREGARPISGDTGLRDIQTLAENNDFIDVPVKGTYKQINVLKEYTDHLMGYITPANIKPMKLVINSGNGAAGHVIDALEERFQALNIPLELIKVHHEENGNFPNGIPNPLLPECRADTANAVKEHKADMGIAFDGDFDRCFLFDENGDFIEGYYIVGLLAEAFLQKEKGAKIIHDPRLSWNTIDVVSKADGVPVMSKTGHAFIKERMRKEDAIYGGEMSAHHYFRDFAYCDSGMIPWLLVTELLSVKSMKLSETVSERISAYPSSGEINSKLDNPQESIAKVLESYKPDALVFDETDGISLEFADWRFNLRSSNTEPVVRLNVESRSDIELMEEKTKKILDLLKASH; this is encoded by the coding sequence ATGACAAAGTTAACATGCTTCAAAGCTTATGATATTCGCGGCCAACTAGGCTCAGAACTCGATAATGACATCGCGTACCGAATCGGCCGAGCTTACGGTCAGTTTCTAAAAAGTGAAAATGCAGATGAGAAAACCATTGTTGTTGGAGGAGATGTTCGACTAACCAGTGAAGAACTGAAACTATCTTTAGCTAACGGTTTGATGGAGGCGGGTGTTCACGTTCTAGATATTGGCTTATCAGGTACGGAAGAAATCTACTTTGCTACCTTTCATCTAGGTGTTGATGGTGGTGTAGAGGTTACAGCTAGTCACAACCCTATGGATTACAATGGTATGAAGCTTGTTCGTGAAGGAGCAAGACCAATTAGTGGTGATACTGGGTTACGAGATATTCAAACGTTAGCGGAAAACAATGACTTCATTGACGTTCCTGTTAAAGGAACCTACAAGCAAATTAATGTTTTGAAAGAGTACACCGATCATTTGATGGGATATATTACGCCAGCTAATATCAAACCGATGAAACTGGTGATCAATTCTGGTAATGGCGCTGCAGGGCACGTGATTGATGCTCTTGAAGAGCGTTTTCAAGCACTGAATATTCCACTGGAACTTATCAAAGTTCACCATGAGGAAAACGGTAACTTCCCTAACGGTATCCCAAATCCATTATTGCCAGAATGCCGTGCAGATACAGCAAATGCCGTAAAAGAACATAAGGCTGATATGGGGATCGCCTTTGATGGTGATTTTGACCGTTGTTTCTTATTTGATGAAAATGGCGATTTTATCGAAGGCTACTATATTGTAGGTTTACTCGCAGAAGCGTTCTTACAAAAAGAAAAAGGTGCGAAAATTATTCATGATCCTCGCTTATCTTGGAACACTATTGACGTTGTCTCCAAAGCAGACGGTGTTCCTGTAATGTCGAAAACCGGTCATGCCTTTATCAAAGAGCGAATGCGTAAAGAGGATGCCATTTACGGTGGAGAGATGAGTGCGCATCACTACTTCCGTGATTTCGCATATTGTGATTCCGGTATGATTCCTTGGTTGCTAGTAACCGAGCTGTTGTCAGTTAAAAGCATGAAGCTTTCAGAAACGGTTTCAGAGCGTATCAGCGCATACCCTTCATCTGGTGAAATTAACTCCAAGCTAGATAATCCACAAGAATCAATTGCTAAGGTTTTAGAGTCATATAAGCCTGATGCTTTAGTTTTTGATGAGACGGATGGAATTAGTTTAGAGTTCGCTGATTGGCGTTTTAATTTACGTTCTTCAAATACTGAACCTGTTGTGAGATTAAATGTTGAATCTCGATCAGATATCGAGTTAATGGAAGAAAAAACTAAAAAAATACTAGATTTGTTAAAGGCCAGTCATTAA
- a CDS encoding TetR/AcrR family transcriptional regulator: MKTRDKIVYAALELFNEHGERSITTNHIAEHIEISPGNLYYHFRNKQEIVRDIFTLYSTELLERFTPIQGQQESLTLLKSYLDSIFTLMWKYRFFYANLPEILSRDEKLHLDYMAVQEKLQTNLVDIMRAFVELNLLKATDTEMKSMVTSLHLIASGWLAYQSAMSPKAQITEQVVHQGMLQMIATVKPIATTQGFEQLTLLEDGVRALNSK, encoded by the coding sequence ATGAAAACACGTGACAAGATTGTTTACGCAGCTCTAGAGCTTTTTAATGAGCATGGCGAGCGTAGTATTACGACCAATCATATTGCTGAACACATCGAAATCAGCCCTGGTAACCTTTACTACCACTTCCGCAACAAACAAGAAATCGTACGTGATATCTTTACTCTCTACTCGACAGAGTTGCTTGAAAGGTTTACTCCGATTCAAGGGCAGCAAGAAAGCCTGACGCTACTAAAGAGCTACTTAGATTCTATCTTCACGTTGATGTGGAAGTATCGATTCTTCTATGCAAATTTGCCTGAAATATTGTCACGTGATGAAAAACTGCACCTTGATTACATGGCCGTTCAAGAAAAGCTGCAAACGAATCTTGTGGATATTATGAGAGCCTTTGTTGAGTTGAACTTGCTCAAAGCAACCGATACAGAAATGAAATCGATGGTGACTTCTCTTCACTTGATCGCATCGGGTTGGTTGGCGTATCAGTCTGCGATGTCTCCAAAAGCTCAAATTACAGAGCAAGTTGTGCATCAAGGAATGCTACAGATGATCGCAACAGTTAAACCGATTGCGACTACTCAAGGTTTTGAGCAGCTGACATTGCTAGAAGATGGTGTGAGAGCGCTGAACTCTAAGTAG
- a CDS encoding ABC transporter permease, protein MKGLLLAIYNYRGFIVASVKRDFQSRYQTSMLGAAWLILQPLAMILVYTLVFSQVMKARLPGETGPYAYSIYLCAGVLTWGLFAEIIGRSKGVFIDNANLLKKMSFPKICLPVIVVISSTINFFIIFSLFIIFLLSIGQFPGSLIFDFLIVLSLQIILASGIGIIVGILNVFFRDVGQFVDVCLQFLFWSTPIVYAIDIISDELHSAIMLNPMARLVSSYQEIFVHKQSPDWQLLFPVLIFAIFCCLVGLTLFRKHSSDMVDEL, encoded by the coding sequence ATGAAAGGGTTATTATTAGCAATTTATAATTACAGAGGCTTTATTGTTGCTAGTGTTAAGCGAGACTTTCAGTCTCGCTATCAAACGAGTATGTTAGGCGCTGCTTGGTTGATATTACAACCTTTAGCAATGATACTTGTATATACATTAGTCTTTTCTCAAGTAATGAAAGCTAGGCTTCCTGGCGAAACTGGCCCATATGCTTATAGTATTTACCTTTGTGCTGGTGTTTTAACGTGGGGGCTGTTTGCAGAAATAATAGGCAGGAGTAAAGGCGTTTTTATCGATAATGCTAATCTATTGAAAAAAATGTCTTTTCCGAAAATATGCTTACCTGTAATAGTTGTTATTTCATCAACAATTAACTTTTTTATTATTTTCTCCTTATTTATTATTTTCTTGCTATCAATTGGTCAATTCCCAGGCAGTCTTATTTTCGATTTCTTAATTGTATTGAGTCTGCAAATTATACTAGCTTCTGGGATTGGGATTATTGTTGGTATTTTGAATGTTTTCTTTCGAGATGTAGGACAATTTGTTGATGTGTGTCTTCAGTTCTTATTTTGGTCTACGCCTATTGTTTATGCTATTGATATAATATCTGATGAATTACATTCAGCCATAATGCTAAACCCAATGGCTAGGCTAGTATCATCTTATCAAGAAATATTTGTACACAAGCAGTCGCCAGATTGGCAACTTTTATTTCCTGTATTAATTTTTGCGATATTTTGCTGTTTAGTAGGTCTAACTTTATTTCGTAAACATTCTTCAGATATGGTAGATGAATTGTAA
- a CDS encoding murein hydrolase activator EnvC, producing the protein MTIMMKPVQILSTVLLISASLCAVLFSASPLAASKGELKGVSSEISRQQKTLSSQQKKLDNLQANLKQQELSISLLEKAIKTSKKQLNTANANVASLDNKIKALTAQKKAHTDKLEQLIQTYYMTSRAKASSHILNTGVEEDRISHYYQHLAKARSATIKTIEQTQLELEESHKQRQLEQEQIATLLNQQVAKRNKLSQTQTQRKKTVGSIKRNISGDKNYLAELQRNETRLKAEIAKAEKAARERRNAIPMDGLAKRKGKLPWPIKDKVLHNYGSRQTGQVNWKGMVIKAKYGQQVKSVYSGTVVFAEYLRGYGLVVLLDHGKGDMTLYGFNQALLKKEGDKVKAGEAIALAGDTGGQTRPSLYFEIRRNSQAQNPKRWLVR; encoded by the coding sequence ATGACGATAATGATGAAACCAGTCCAAATACTTAGCACTGTTCTTTTGATATCTGCCAGCCTTTGCGCTGTTCTTTTCTCTGCATCGCCACTTGCCGCATCGAAAGGGGAGCTGAAAGGTGTGTCGAGTGAGATATCTCGTCAACAAAAAACACTATCATCACAACAGAAGAAGCTCGACAATTTACAAGCAAACCTCAAGCAACAAGAGCTCTCTATCTCCTTGCTTGAAAAAGCCATTAAAACAAGTAAAAAACAACTCAATACCGCCAATGCTAATGTTGCTAGCTTAGATAATAAGATTAAAGCGCTTACAGCACAGAAAAAAGCCCATACAGATAAGTTAGAGCAGCTGATTCAGACTTACTACATGACTAGCAGAGCTAAAGCCTCTTCTCACATCTTAAATACTGGCGTTGAAGAAGACCGCATTAGTCACTATTACCAACACCTCGCCAAAGCACGCTCTGCCACAATCAAAACGATAGAACAAACTCAACTAGAGTTAGAAGAAAGCCATAAGCAACGCCAACTTGAGCAAGAACAAATTGCAACACTGTTAAATCAACAGGTAGCAAAGCGCAACAAACTATCGCAGACTCAAACGCAGCGAAAAAAGACCGTCGGCAGCATTAAGAGAAACATCTCTGGCGACAAAAATTACTTAGCCGAACTTCAACGTAATGAAACTCGCCTAAAAGCCGAAATAGCGAAAGCAGAAAAAGCCGCTCGAGAGAGACGCAATGCAATCCCTATGGATGGCTTAGCCAAACGTAAAGGTAAATTACCTTGGCCAATCAAAGATAAAGTTCTGCATAACTACGGCTCACGCCAAACTGGCCAAGTAAATTGGAAAGGCATGGTGATCAAAGCGAAATACGGTCAGCAAGTAAAATCCGTATACTCGGGAACGGTCGTATTTGCCGAGTACTTGCGTGGTTATGGTTTAGTGGTACTGCTGGACCACGGTAAAGGCGACATGACACTGTATGGCTTTAACCAAGCGCTTTTAAAGAAAGAAGGTGACAAGGTTAAAGCGGGTGAGGCGATAGCTCTCGCCGGTGACACTGGTGGACAAACCCGACCATCGCTGTACTTTGAAATTCGTAGAAACAGCCAAGCTCAAAACCCAAAAAGATGGTTGGTTAGATAA
- the cysE gene encoding serine O-acetyltransferase, whose translation MKHCEQQKVWQCIVKEARQQSEQEPMLASFYHATIINHESLGAALSYILANKLKTASMPAMAVREVVEQAFKQDQSIIDAAACDICATVNRDPAVEMYSMPLLYLKGYHALQGYRVANWLWKQGRIALATYLQNQISVACQVDIHPAARIGKAIMLDHATGIVIGETAVVENDVSILQDVTLGGTGKEGGDRHPKIREGVMIGAGAKILGNIEVGEGAKIGSCSVVLQAVPPHTTVAGVPAKIVGKPKTDKPSLDMDQGFNGRSQNFIHGDGI comes from the coding sequence ATGAAACACTGTGAACAACAAAAAGTTTGGCAATGCATTGTGAAAGAAGCTCGACAGCAGTCTGAGCAAGAGCCTATGCTAGCGAGTTTTTACCATGCAACGATTATCAACCATGAAAGTTTAGGCGCTGCCCTTAGCTACATCCTAGCAAACAAGTTAAAGACAGCTTCAATGCCAGCAATGGCAGTCCGTGAAGTAGTTGAGCAAGCATTTAAGCAAGATCAATCGATTATTGATGCTGCTGCTTGTGATATTTGCGCGACGGTAAATCGAGACCCTGCGGTCGAGATGTACTCGATGCCTCTGCTGTACCTTAAAGGCTACCATGCACTTCAAGGTTATCGAGTAGCGAATTGGCTATGGAAACAAGGCCGTATTGCGCTTGCCACTTACCTACAAAACCAAATTTCAGTCGCTTGCCAAGTTGATATTCACCCTGCCGCGCGTATCGGTAAAGCAATCATGCTCGATCACGCTACTGGTATCGTGATTGGTGAAACAGCAGTAGTCGAAAATGATGTCTCGATCCTTCAAGACGTGACCCTTGGTGGTACCGGTAAAGAAGGCGGCGATCGTCACCCTAAGATTCGCGAAGGTGTGATGATTGGGGCTGGTGCTAAAATCCTTGGCAACATTGAAGTAGGTGAAGGCGCGAAGATTGGGTCTTGCTCTGTTGTACTACAAGCCGTACCACCTCATACAACAGTCGCAGGCGTTCCTGCAAAAATTGTCGGAAAACCGAAAACAGATAAGCCATCTTTAGATATGGACCAAGGCTTCAATGGCCGCTCGCAAAACTTCATCCATGGTGATGGGATTTAA